In one Melopsittacus undulatus isolate bMelUnd1 chromosome 4, bMelUnd1.mat.Z, whole genome shotgun sequence genomic region, the following are encoded:
- the DPCD gene encoding protein DPCD, translating to MAVRSWLERLQAASKTALVQDGKRKIHYLFEDGKEMAEEYDVKTGQLVSRRWREKNTLGGFGKWQVEVGEPTSPLLGALESELIKESSSNPVFVRKDTLSSYQWRIRNLPYPKEVYSVSVEKEQRCCVIRTTNKKYYKKFSIPDLDRYQLPLDAAALSYTHTNNTLIITYQKPKEILAAEEQLQKELKKVKAANSGDGDCKTQ from the exons ATGGCGGTGCGGAGCTGGCTGGAGaggctgcaggctgccagcaaGACAGCGCTGGTGCAGGACG GGAAGCGGAAGATCCACTACCTGTTCgaggatgggaaggagatggCTGAGGAGTACGACGTGAAGACCGGTCAGTTAGTGA GTAGAAGATGGCGAGAGAAGAACACCCTTGGGGGGTTTGGCAAGTGGCAGGTTGAAGTGGGAGAGCCAACCTCACCGCTCTTGGGAGCACTAGAATCAGAGCTCATAAAGGAAAGCAGCTCCAAT CCTGTCTTTGTGAGGAAGGACACCCTGAGCAGCTACCAGTGGAGGATCCGTAACTTGCCTTACCCCAAGGAGGTCTACAGTGTCTCTGTGGAGAAGGAGCAGCGCTGCTGTGTCATCCGGACCACTAACAAGAA GTACTACAAGAAGTTCTCTATTCCTGACCTGGACCGATACCAGCTCCCCTTGGACGCAGCTGCTCTGAGCTACACCCATACCAACAACACCCTGATCATCACG TACCAGAAGCCGAAGGAGATCctggctgcagaagagcagctgcagaaggagctgaaGAAGGTAAAGGCAGCTAACAGTGGGGATGGTGACTGTAAGACCCAGTAG